The nucleotide window GGGTGGCGATGGGCTTTTGCGGGTGTGTATGGGCCTAATGTGGATAGGGAGAGAAGGTTTTTGTAGGAGGAGTTGGCGGGTTTGTTTTCCTTGTGGGATGTGCTTGGTGTTTGTGTGGGGACTTTAATATTGTTCGGTTTTCCAGTGAGAGGGCGGGTGTATCTACTCTATCTATGGCAATGGAAGAGTTTTCAGAGCTGCTTTTTATCTGAATCTTGTGGATCTTCCATTAGCAGGGGGTTTACAATTGGTTTAACAGTAGAGGGGGGTCAAGGTTGGATAGATTTCTAGTCTCTCCTTCTTGGGAGACTCACTATCCGGATTTATGCCAGAAGAGGTTGCCCCGTGTTTGCTCTTATCATTATCCCATTTTGCTTGATTGCGGTGGCTTACTTGGGGGTATGTGTTATTTTAAATTCGAGAATACATGGCTTACAACTGATGGATTCGTGGAGAAGGTTAGGATTTGGTGGGCATCTTACTCATTTTTCGGAACTCCTAGTTGTATTTTGGCAGGTAAACTCAAAGCTCTAAAGTTTGATTTAAAGAGGTTGAATAATGAAGTCTTTAGGCATACTGAAGTGCAGAAAAATCtgctttgggatgagttgcATGGTTTGGATGAGGGGGAGGTAAATGAGGAGTCATTGTCAAGGAAGAATGAGGTAGTGACTAAAATTGAGAAGGTTTGGTTGATGGAAGAAATTTCTTGGAGGTAAAAATCAAGGGTGATTTGGTTGAAAGAGGGGATAGTTGTACTAAGTTTTTTCACAAGATGGCTAATTCACACAGGCGCAATAACACTATTGAGGCACTTCATTTTGGTACCAATGTGCTTCACTCCCTTGATGAGACTCAAGATCACATTGTGCAGTATTTTGAAGATCTTCTAACCGAGACAGAGGAGTGACATCCTAAGTTGGATGGTCTGAATTTTGACTAGCTGGATTTCTGTGCAGTCAACtggttggagagaccttttgaagaaaatgaggtGTATCAGCTGGTGAGTGGAATGTGTAAAGATAAAGCTTCGGGCCCGGATGGCTTCTCCATGGTTTTTTTTCAAGAGTGTTGGGATATACTGAAAGTAGAAGTTATGTGGGTACTCCAAGATTTTCATTCTTGTCAGAAGCTTGAGAAGTCCCTAAATGCTACATTTATCGCACTCATCCCTAAGATAGCCGGTGCCCATAAGTTGAAGGATTTCCGTCCTATTAGTTTGATAGGTGagatctataaaattatttcaaaagtgTTAGCTAATCTTATGAGTACGGTGATggataaaatcatttctaaacctcaaaatgctttcgTTAAGGGACGTCAAATTTTGGACTTGGTTCTGATTGCTAATGAGTGTTTGAACAACTGTATGAGGATAGGTATTCTGGGGGTTCTTTGAAAGCTTGATATGGAAAATATGTACGACCACGTGTGCTaagattttctttcttatatgcTAAGAAGATGCGGCTTTGGGGATAGGTGGTGTGGATGTGTTAGACATTGTGTTTCGACCGCTAGTTCTTTATATTAGTTAATGGCAACTCTTGTGGTTTTTTTCAGAGTAAGAGGTGTTTGAGATAAGGGGATTCGTTatccctttcctttttgttttagtgATGGAAGTATTGAGTCGTATGGTGGAGGCTActttaggggggggggggtttctcTCTGGTTTTTCAATGGGTAATATTTGCAATGGTACTATTTTaatctctcatttattatttgcgGATAATACTCTCATTTTTTGCAATATTGACAGTGGACAAATTCAAGCTTTAAGGGTTGTTTTATTATACTTTGAAGTTGTCTCGGGCCTCAAGGTGAATTTGGGCGAGTCAGATTTGGTACTGGTGGGAGATGTGAGGAATATTAACCTTTTTGCAGATTGGTTGGGCTGTAAAGTTGCTTCTCTtccaatgaaatatcttggactCCCATTGGGGGTGTCGTTCAAAGTAAAGAATATATGGGATCATGTTGTAGAAAAGGTTGAGAAAACACTGTCAGGTTGGAAGTGcctatatttatcaaaaggggaaGACTAACCCTCATTAAAAGCACCATCTCCAACCTTCCCAATTGTTATCTTTCCTTATTCCTTTTACCGGTTGGTGTGGCAAACCGGATTGAGAAGTTATTTAGAGCATTCTTATGGGGTGGCATGGGAGAGGAGAATAAATTCCTTCTTGTGAGTTGGCATAGGGTGTGCTACCTGATTGTGAATGGAGGCTTGGGGGTGCGAAACTTGACTAACTTTAGTAAGGCACTGTCAGACACTGTTagggaagtggctatggaggtatCAAAGGGAAGGGGACTCATTGTGGAGAGAGGTTATTGATCAAAAGTACGAAGGTGATTGGTGGGATGGTACTCTAAGGAGGGTAAGGGATCTTATGGTGTGTGTTTATAGAAATATATTAGAAAGGGGTGGGACAGTTTTGTAAAACATACTaagtttgaggttggagaggGTGCAGAAATTcgtttttggtttgatgaatTGTGTGGTGAGAGAGCCCTTCATTCTATTTTCCCTGTTGTTTTCAGCTTGGTTGGAAATTAGCAGGCTGCTGTCTCATAGATGTTGAGGCGTACTAATGGGACTGTCAATGAATGTTACTTTCATCAGAAATGTACAGGATTGAGAACTTAATGAGATTGCagtttttttcagtttcttgtattctttgaatataggaggaaatgagagggatCGAATATTGTGGAAACACACAGGCAAcaaaaatttttctattaaatcttattataaggTGTTGTCTGGTCAGCATAAATTCCCTTTTctgtggaagagtatttggagggCGTTTGTACCAtctaaagttgcttttttcACATGGACAACTGTACTTGGAAAGATATTGACgattgacaatttgaggaaacgtgGCATGGTTGTTATGGAGTGGTGTTTCATAtgtaagaaaaatggtgaaTCGATTGATCATTTACTCTTACGTTGTGAAATGGCTAGGGAGTTATGGGTTGGGGTTCTTAGTAGAGCTGGGTTGAGTTGGGTTATGCCAATGAGAGTGGTGGATCTACTAGCATGCTGGAATAGGCGGCACAGAAGCTCTCAGTTGGCAACGGCGTGgaggatgattcctttgtgtattatgtgaTGTTTATGGATAAAAAGGAATGAGCGGTGCTTCAATGGTGCTTCAACGACAAGGAGCGAACTGTTGAGGATATCTGGAAATTGTTTGTCTTCTTTGCTGTATTGGTTCTCGGCTGTTGTCGTTAAGGGAGGAAATGctcatgagtttttgttttcttttcaagtttctagaatgtaatttGGTGCTTTTTTTGTATACttctgtgtacatgggcttcgcctagtttcattaaataaagtttttcttacttaacaaaaaaaaaaaaaagttttatccaTTACAACCATTGGTTAGAATAATCTTCATTTACAGATGAAACCACTGAGGAGAGGAGTTGTTATAAGGATCACATTATGTCTTTTCTGTAGGTACGCAAGTTCAGCAAACATTGTAGAAGTTGTGACAAATGTGTTGATGGATTTGATCATCATTGCCGGGTAAGCTtaaaaaatgttctaatattCTTGTGAATCTCTGGCTTCAAGGACTTTTTTTTCATCCAAGTAAGCTTCATTGACTTTAAGACCTGCAGTCATGTAGAATTATCTAGGAGGCATCTAAAAAGACTGTATTGCTTAGATGATTACAAATATGTTCCAAAATTTCTATCTTAAAGATTATATTCTTGGTTTTGCTTAGCAACATCATGTCTATATCTCCAACTATTGTATTGACGTTTTCTAAAATATGGTGCAGTGGTTGAATAACTGTGTAGGGAGGAAAAATTATGTGACGTTCATTTGCCTCATGGCTGTGAGTCTCATTTGGGTAAGTTTTAGTATAATATCATTGTTTGGGATTCTCATTTTCCATGGATTATGGCTTGTCTTATTTGGTATAAATCTTGTTGTCTGATCTAAAAATTTTTCTCTCAGGTTCTTTTGTTGGTGTTAATAACAACTTATTGTTGAATGTGGGGTTGGCATTGCTGTAATTGTCCGATGCTTTATTGATAAAAAGGGTACAGAGAACCAGATAGCTGATAAACTTGGAGTTGGATTCTCCCAGCCCCCTTTTGCTACTGTGGTGGTATGCTTGCTGCCTTGTTTGCCTTCAGCTTGTATTGATTTTCACCTTCAAAATGGTATCATGATTTTATATCTGGTGTGGCTTTTATAgatcataaaaaatagtaaaatgttGTTGTAGTTCATGTATCCATTGGCCTGTAAGAATTACCATGGTCTGGCACCTATCATCCATGCCAAGAAATGCCTAATCAGGCTTATATGTCTGATTCTTTGTTTTTGGCTAATTTTGTAATCATACACATGGAAACATGGGATTCTTCTTGGTAAGAAAAATGGCAGAGTCCAAAAGAATATTTACTGTAGAGATCATCGGTCTATTAAATATTAAGTTATTTTTCAGGGAATCTATCAGCCAGAAAAGTGGACCTAATTTTGGGTTCTTCTCACACAGTCCTTACTAGGCTCTACCTACTTATAACATCAAAATGGTAGATTCTGTAAATGGAACTGATATATTTGGCTGGTTTTTGTCTCCTTACACAGTCCTATGTGGCTTGATCTGCGAATAATGCATGCAGTGCTGCTATTTCATTAAGCCAGCTGAAGTAATCTTGCACCaaggattattttttattagtgacaACTTTTTGCATCTGCTGAAGTAAAACCAGCTGAAGTAATCTTGCACCAAGAATGCATGTACTACACTTGTtttgataataataaatctctagatgctacttatcaaaaaaataaatcttagatGCTGGGTGATGAAGGAATTGTAAAGCCTGAAACAACATGAATTCTCTGATGATAACAGGCCTTATGCACGGTTGTTTCTTTCCTAGCCACTGTGCCTTTGGGAGAACTATTCTTTTTCCACATGATACTGATTCGAAAGGTATGTTCCTTAAATGACCTACCCCTTCTACCTATCTAAACATGCATGTGGTAAACCATTGTTGCTTTTGCTGTAGGGTATTACAACTTATGAGTATGTTGTTGCCATGAGAACCCAAAGTGAACCGCCTGGTCCATCTCTAGATGGTGGTGATCAACAAAGTCTGGCATCATCACCAACTGGTTCATCTGTGACTGCTATAAGTGGTAGAAGCTCTCTTGGAATGGACTTGCAATATAAAGGTGCTTGGTGTACCCCTCCAAGAATCTTCATGGACCATCAGGTATTACTGCCTTTGTTTATCATATAGAGGAGACAAGGATCTAGATTAAATCTTTGATTAAATGTAGAAATTTCCTGCTAAATccttaattatattatccaatAATTTACTAAGAATGAATTTGATTAGGCTGGGGCAAGATGTCACATGATTGCTTGTATTGTCCTTTGATAAAGTGAATTTTGTGCaagaattgattattttatgagTGTCTAATGAGCAGGATGAAATTATATCACATTTGGAGCCAGGACGCCTACCATCTACAGTGGATCCAGATGCAGTACCGTCTGACCTAGAAAAAAAAGTACCCCAGCGTCCAGTCCGAATCAGTGCATGGAAACTTGCTAAATTGGATTCTAATGAGGCAATTAAAGCAGCCACTAAAGCTAGAGCGTCATCTTCTGTTCTCCGTCCAATTAGTTCACGACATCATCCACATGATGCTGATCGTTTATCCAGTAGCAATGTGAGTGGAAGAAGCAGTCCAATAAGTACTGATCAAGGGTTTCACAATAGATATCCTAGAGCTAGGACAATGAGGCTATCCCTTCCCAAGAGCTCCTATCCACCAAGTTGCACCAGCAAGGAAGATATTGAAACATGTCATCATAGTGTGAATAATCTCAGCAGTCCTCAATTCTCCAACCTCACACCTTCGCCATTGGAGCAACAAACTGCACACGGAAATCACTTCAATCCTATGTATCAATCGTCGGCAGATCAATCTCCTTGGTCATCAAAGCGAagtgaacaaaacaaaaatgcagTTCTTGAGAATGTAGCACAAATCCCTAGTAGAAATAGCTACTTGGGTATTGCTGAAAACACGAGATCTTTAGTCTTCTGGGATCAAGAAGCTGGACGTTTTGTTTCCTCATCTTCCAGAGGTTTTGGAACCGAGCTTTTGTATACAGGTCAATCCATTTTCTTTAGTGGGCCTGTTGTGAATGAACAACCTGCCCAAGAAACAAGAGATGGAAGCTCAGTGGCTGTTGGCATGAATCGAGGCTCTACATCAAGTTATTATCAACAGGGTAGGTCACAAAGGGGTGGCCAGCTTCCTGTATTTGTTCCAAGTGATTCCAGACAAGACCAGTTCTCTTCTACATTGCCCTGAGCAAGCCACTGGTTTCTTTTAGCATATCTGTAGATCTAGAGCCTGGATTTTTTtagattcttttctttttcgacttgatttttctttatagaTTTTGTGCAGCTCTTGGATCTTTATGCTATATGTTCACCAATTCATTATGAGTGTTGAAGGATTTAGTTTCTAACTATTGAATCTGGTTAAATTTGTTAGCAAAGCAATAAAGctcttttgaaattttgttaataaacaGAGATGTGTTTTGCTTTTCATTAGAGTATTGAAAATCAATGATGGGAGGTAATTTACATAATCATACTTTACACATATTGGTGAGACAGGTAGGGGGATTAATCAATTTCTCTAAGATTGAGGCAACCATTCTTCAGGAGTTCTCATTGTTTTGGAATTCTTTTCCGTATGCCACAAGTAATCATACTTTTTTGAAGAGAaggtaaaaactaaaaataaataaagggaaatAGTGTTGCTTTTCGGGGATTGAATTTGGGtcgataaataaataaatggtttgTCGATTATTTGATTTCACATCAAGAATgataaaatgatgatgattaaaaaataatagagaatacGAAAAGTCGTGGGTTGGTTTGGTtacatgaaattaaattatctcatcttatataattattataatttttttgaactcccacataaaatataataaataattcaatttttttaaatttgaaaacaaaaattatattaaaaatttatatgataataatattttattcaacttttaacaaaatatcttatctcatttaatctgaactgcgtaaccaaacaaggccagtctttttattttttttaaggtttgaTTTCTTGAGGGCATAAGTGAATTTCAAACAGACTTTATTGTTTGTGACCGTGAATTGGCCTCAATTTTAGGTGAAATCCCTTACTCTTCGTTCTCGCTAGTCCGGTTTTACCAATGGCAAACACGAAATTATCTCCACAGGAATGGGCAATCTCCAATCAATCCCAACCGTCACTCTCTCCTCTCCGTACATTCCCGGTTGAATACCGTTAAGTAATAGAAATGAAGAGACAAACCGCCCTCAGACAGTAGTGCTAAGCAAATATAGATTTCTCTCAATGTCTTTGCCCGCACAGTGATCCTTTTGCCCTCGGTCTTGAACAGATTGACAATGAATGTGCCATTGGTTGTATAGGAGAAGATGCCTTATTTTCAGGAATATCGTTGTTCTTGAAGCTCATAATTTCTAAGGGATAGCTTGGGAGTTGGGAATGGCTGGGGGTGGAGGCGGTGAAGGTATCAATCATGCAAGGGAGCTGGATCAGACGCCCACATGGGCTGTCGCTGTAGTTTGTGCTGTTATCATTTTGATTTCTATAATTTTGGAGAAAGTTCTTCATATGATTGGAGAGGTAACAATTAAGAAAGTTGatgcatgcataaaaatattttctatctgTTTAGTCCTCCGAATTTAGGTTTCGTTTAGTAATATTGATCTGTATTTAAAGAATCTTGCCTGACATTTTATCTCTTTTGGGTTGAAAAGACGTGTCCAAAGAATCCGATCTTTCGGGATTTGTGAGAGAATGCCTTTGTGTAATTTctcgttttcattttctgaaGAGACAAATATACATCAAGTTTTCTCAGTTCTTACGATAGTTGTAAATTAATttgtacaacaacaacaacaaagataaacatatttttttagtagCGGTTTAAAAGATTGTCGTTAGACCTAGTAATGGATGCATTGAAACAGTCAAAACTGCTATTATGAATCGTAGTTTTAGACTAATTGTAGTTTTGGCAACTGCTGGTGTAATTAAACTTATTCAAAGTTCATATTGCAGTTTAGAAATTAGAAATGTTTAAGTTGGGTTGTGTAATTAAGTTTTTTGCAATGTCGGATTCTGTGATTTGATCTTTCAGTTTCTATCATTGGATGGCCTTATATTATCTTTCTCCCttggaatatgatttttttgaattgttcTGGTTAGTGCATTGGTGTGCTTAGGCGCAGAAGACCCAATTGAGACCATGAGGTGTTAAATTCGTTAGGTTTGAACATTGAATTCTTAAAGAAGATACACATAATTGCATGCTTGTCGATCAGTATCTAATTTGCTTCCCTATAACTTTTTAGTATTAAAATTCCAAGCTACCAtgcttaattattttgttttctgcttttatttatatttttctctgtAAGTAGCTTTTCTGAAAACATAATCTGTCTTTTTCCTTATCTCAGTGGTttcaagagagaaaaaagaaagctttgTTTGAAGCTCTCGAGAAAATTAAAGGCGGTAAAGCATCAAACCTGTTCGTTAATGTTGCTTTGTTATTTATATCTATTTCTATAGGCTTTGGTTTATGCaaattgacaaaggaaattTATGTGGTTTAATTCCTAGTGACCAAGATTTATTTTCCTGTTTAATTTTTGCAGAGCTCATGGTTTTAGGATTTATTTCCTTACTCTTGACATTCGGGCAAAGCTTCATCACTAGAATGTGTATTCCCATGAAGTTTGCAGATACAATGTTACCGTGCCCCATAAGAAGAGGGGGTGACTATCAAGAACCTCACGAGGAGCCTAAAATGGGCAAGGGAGAACATCATCGCAAGCTCCTATGGTACGAGCGTAGATTTCTAGCTGCTGAGGGCGCTGGACCAGCTTGCAAGCTGGTAAGTATTATATTGAATTATGGTTAGGCAGGTTTCATTTAACATTCAATTACAAAGTATTATGCTAGTAAATACAATTATATGTTATTCACCAGAAAAAAAGTTGCGTTCTTTATCTTGTATTATAGTCTTCacaagtttagaaaatatatatatatatatatatatatatatatatattagggtcTTCATATTCCTCGTGTGCAGGGTTAGTAATTCATTAATCCATATGTTTAATGCATTGTTACAGTGTAGTCAAATCTTTGAATCGGCATTCTGTACAATTATCCATTTAGTACTGTTGAGACAAAATTGAAGAGTATCAggggtttttcttttattctgtCAAAGGAAATGGGACCCATCTTTTTCTGTACACCAAATGATGAATGGATGAAGTGTATATGTGCATTGATTAGATATGATCACAAGTTGAAAGAGGAATTTCACCTAACAACACAATAAGAGGAATTTCACCTATCAACACAATAAGGCTAAACATGTTCTACAGAGCAGAAAGTTGGCAATTATAAATGTACATAACAACATAGGAGGTTTATTTACGACAGAGAAGTGATAGGgaaatataatgtcatatctcAATGCAGTTGGGGAAAACTATGTTTGTTTCTAAAGGGTAAAATAAGAGGAGAGTTTGATGTGATTACATTGTTTCAgtcatttttattgaaagaacATAATCAACTAGGAATGTGAGAAGCACGCAAGCTGGAGGTGAAAGAAGTTGAATTTAAAAGATCTATGATCTTGTGCTCTGACTGGTTTTTTACATGCCAATATGTGGAGCAGAACTTCTGTTGGCCCAAATAGTTGGCAAATGATGACTCTAGGCATACAAGTATGTCATGAACGTATACATTGATTTTCATTTGGGTCTGCAGGAATGCAGAGAGATAAGTACTTAAATAGAATCAAACCATAACTACAGCTGACTTTGACAGTTTTTACATGTAAAATCTTTGTTTCACAACGTAAGTTGTTGAAAGAGATGTACTCACAGCATGACTGCATTTTGTTATAATGACTAATGCAATTCATAATCTTTCATGATGTAGGGGCACGTGCCACTTATATCTGTGAATGGTTTACATCAGTTACACATCTTCATATTCTTTTTAGCAGTCTTCCATGTGATCTACAGTTGCATAACAATGATGCTTGGAAGACTAAAGGTGGGGTACACATTTTGGTTTGCCTATAATCATTAATTGTAATTCTATCATATAACGAGTACCTGGAAACAAGTGTCATAAGGGCATTCAGTTCAGGGAGGAAAGTATTGTCtggaaaaaaaactaataatattatctcCCCCAATTTGTGGCTGGGATGGCATCATGCTTTTCAAGAGATCGAGATCTCTGGATTCATTAGAACCTTCTGTTTCAGAGCGAGACTCTCCAGGAgaattttatttagatgatgTCAACGTTAACCTAATTGATTAAATATTGTTGATTTTTGTAGATTCGTGGCTGGAAGGAATGGGAACGGGATAGTATTAATGACCAGGAATTTC belongs to Juglans regia cultivar Chandler chromosome 8, Walnut 2.0, whole genome shotgun sequence and includes:
- the LOC109022229 gene encoding protein S-acyltransferase 21-like, whose product is MARHHGWQLPAHTFQVVAITVFFLLSVAYYAFFAPFLGTEIYEYVAIDVYSVLALSVFILYVRCTAIDPADPGILLDADKTYAYKSANDRDLHGNASSIEESGKIGLKDGEKSDSHGSGCHSKVGHFFCGFLMKEDCCRDDFLQQQSGDEDALFCTLCNAEVRKFSKHCRSCDKCVDGFDHHCRWLNNCVGRKNYVTFICLMAVSLIWLIVECGVGIAVIVRCFIDKKGTENQIADKLGVGFSQPPFATVVALCTVVSFLATVPLGELFFFHMILIRKGITTYEYVVAMRTQSEPPGPSLDGGDQQSLASSPTGSSVTAISGRSSLGMDLQYKGAWCTPPRIFMDHQDEIISHLEPGRLPSTVDPDAVPSDLEKKVPQRPVRISAWKLAKLDSNEAIKAATKARASSSVLRPISSRHHPHDADRLSSSNVSGRSSPISTDQGFHNRYPRARTMRLSLPKSSYPPSCTSKEDIETCHHSVNNLSSPQFSNLTPSPLEQQTAHGNHFNPMYQSSADQSPWSSKRSEQNKNAVLENVAQIPSRNSYLGIAENTRSLVFWDQEAGRFVSSSSRGFGTELLYTGQSIFFSGPVVNEQPAQETRDGSSVAVGMNRGSTSSYYQQGRSQRGGQLPVFVPSDSRQDQFSSTLP